A stretch of the Neptunomonas phycophila genome encodes the following:
- the cyoA gene encoding ubiquinol oxidase subunit II — translation MLTRILSKITLAIITVSLLAGCQGGVLDPKGQVGIEEKQLIIVATLLMLLVVIPVIVLTLYFAWKYREGRDEIYEPKWSHSTKIEAVCWGVPIVIVIILGVITWKSTHALDPYKPLDHEKDHITVEVLSMNWKWLFIYPEQGIATVNELAFPANVPVEFKISSEGTMNSFFIPQLGSQIYSMAGMVTKLHLIANEPGTFDGISANYSGAGFTGMKFDAIATPTEADFDAWVEKVRASGKSLTQESYDELAKPTEYHPVEYFGTVKPGIFNDNVMKFMKDHGQIELFNDSEGVSHGTHNTQEAHTEADK, via the coding sequence TTGTTAACTCGTATCCTAAGTAAAATTACTTTGGCCATCATAACAGTAAGTCTACTTGCTGGGTGTCAGGGTGGTGTTCTTGATCCTAAAGGACAAGTGGGCATAGAAGAGAAGCAATTAATTATTGTTGCTACGCTTCTTATGTTGCTTGTTGTTATTCCTGTGATCGTTTTGACGTTGTATTTCGCTTGGAAATACCGCGAAGGGCGTGATGAAATCTATGAACCAAAATGGTCTCACTCTACTAAGATCGAGGCTGTTTGTTGGGGTGTTCCTATTGTAATTGTCATCATTCTTGGTGTTATTACATGGAAGTCAACGCATGCGTTAGACCCCTATAAGCCGCTAGATCATGAAAAAGATCACATCACAGTAGAAGTGCTGTCTATGAACTGGAAATGGTTGTTCATTTATCCAGAGCAGGGCATTGCGACAGTGAATGAGTTGGCTTTCCCAGCTAACGTTCCGGTTGAGTTCAAGATTTCTTCTGAAGGCACGATGAACTCGTTCTTCATTCCTCAGTTGGGTAGTCAAATTTACTCAATGGCTGGCATGGTGACCAAGTTGCACTTGATTGCTAACGAGCCGGGCACGTTTGACGGAATTTCTGCCAACTACAGTGGTGCTGGCTTTACTGGTATGAAGTTTGATGCCATTGCTACACCAACTGAAGCGGACTTCGATGCTTGGGTTGAGAAAGTTAGGGCATCTGGTAAGTCGTTAACGCAAGAAAGCTATGACGAACTGGCTAAGCCAACTGAATATCACCCTGTTGAGTATTTCGGCACAGTTAAGCCGGGTATTTTCAACGACAACGTTATGAAGTTCATGAAAGATCACGGTCAGATTGAGCTGTTCAATGACTCTGAAGGTGTGAGTCATGGTACGCATAACACTCAAGAAGCGCATACGGAGGCTGATAAATAA
- the cyoB gene encoding cytochrome o ubiquinol oxidase subunit I, with protein MSFLGKISMDAIPHDPIVITTLIVVGIVGIVIAYLVIRNNLLGVLWRDWLTSVDHKRLGIMYIVLAFVMLIRGFADAIMMRTQLALATNGDPGYLPPHHYDQIFTAHGVIMIIFMAMPFMIGLMNIVLPLQIGARDVAFPFLNNLSFWLAVSGAVLVNISLGLGEFAKTGWVAYPPLAGLEFSPGVGVDYYIWALQISGIGTTLTAVNFLVTVFKMRAPGMKLMDMPIFTWTCTWANILIAASFPILTAVLAMLTLDRYLDFHFFTNDAGGNSMMYINLFWAWGHPEVYILVLPAFGIFSEIISTFTGKRLFGYKSMVWATASIAVLGFIVWLHHFFTMGSSANVNAFFGIMTMIIAVPTGVKLFNWLFTMYRGRLRITVPVLWTLGFMVTFTVGGMTGVLLAVPGADYVLHNSLFLIAHFHNTIIGGAVFGYLAGFAFWFPKAMGFHLNEKLGRVSFWCWLVGFFMAFMPLYVLGFLGMTRRLNHTDNPDWNIWLYIAAGGAAIILVGIVAQFVQLYVSFRDREQNLDKTGDPWNGHTLEWSTASPPQFYNFAELPKVSDIDAFTDMKEKGEAYQRKAIYAPIHMPKNTMAGIVIGGFITAFGFAMIWHIWWLAIAGLVGSFVAFVMRAYTKDVDYYVQPDEVARVENEFLDNAAKG; from the coding sequence ATGTCTTTTCTAGGCAAAATCTCTATGGATGCGATTCCACACGATCCAATTGTAATCACTACACTGATTGTAGTGGGTATTGTTGGTATTGTGATCGCGTACCTAGTTATTCGTAACAACTTGCTCGGCGTTCTATGGCGCGATTGGTTAACGTCTGTTGACCATAAGCGCTTGGGTATCATGTATATCGTGCTTGCTTTTGTCATGCTGATTCGCGGCTTCGCAGATGCGATTATGATGCGTACGCAATTGGCGCTAGCAACCAATGGCGACCCAGGCTACTTGCCGCCACATCACTATGACCAGATCTTTACTGCTCACGGCGTCATTATGATCATCTTTATGGCAATGCCATTCATGATTGGTCTTATGAACATCGTGCTGCCATTGCAGATTGGTGCTCGTGATGTTGCTTTCCCGTTCTTGAATAACCTAAGTTTTTGGCTTGCGGTTTCGGGTGCGGTTTTGGTTAATATTTCACTCGGTTTGGGTGAGTTTGCTAAAACAGGCTGGGTTGCTTATCCGCCTCTGGCCGGGTTGGAGTTTAGTCCCGGAGTTGGTGTCGACTACTACATCTGGGCGCTTCAGATATCGGGTATAGGGACAACATTAACGGCAGTTAACTTCTTGGTAACTGTTTTTAAAATGCGTGCTCCTGGTATGAAGCTAATGGATATGCCGATCTTTACGTGGACCTGTACGTGGGCCAATATTTTGATCGCTGCTTCTTTCCCTATTCTAACCGCTGTGTTGGCTATGCTGACGCTTGATCGTTATCTAGATTTCCACTTCTTCACGAATGATGCGGGTGGTAACTCTATGATGTACATCAACTTGTTCTGGGCATGGGGTCACCCTGAGGTATACATTCTTGTATTACCAGCGTTTGGTATTTTCTCTGAAATTATCTCTACCTTTACAGGTAAGCGCTTGTTCGGTTACAAGTCCATGGTATGGGCAACGGCTTCTATCGCTGTTCTTGGTTTCATTGTTTGGTTGCACCACTTCTTTACGATGGGGTCCAGCGCAAACGTGAATGCTTTCTTCGGCATAATGACAATGATCATTGCTGTACCAACGGGCGTTAAGTTATTTAACTGGTTGTTTACTATGTACCGTGGTCGTTTGCGCATCACTGTACCCGTATTGTGGACGCTTGGTTTCATGGTGACTTTCACTGTGGGCGGTATGACTGGGGTGCTTCTAGCAGTGCCAGGCGCCGACTACGTTCTGCATAACAGCTTGTTCTTGATTGCTCACTTTCATAACACCATTATCGGTGGCGCTGTATTTGGCTATTTGGCTGGTTTCGCGTTCTGGTTCCCGAAAGCTATGGGCTTCCATTTGAATGAGAAGTTAGGTCGAGTGTCTTTCTGGTGCTGGTTGGTTGGTTTCTTTATGGCGTTCATGCCGTTGTACGTACTCGGATTCTTGGGTATGACGCGTCGTCTGAACCATACGGATAACCCGGATTGGAACATTTGGTTGTATATCGCTGCTGGTGGTGCTGCCATCATCCTTGTGGGCATCGTTGCACAATTTGTGCAGTTGTACGTGAGCTTCCGTGATCGTGAGCAAAACCTCGATAAAACGGGCGACCCTTGGAATGGTCACACTTTAGAGTGGTCAACAGCTTCTCCTCCGCAGTTCTATAACTTTGCTGAGCTTCCAAAAGTTTCTGACATTGATGCCTTTACAGATATGAAAGAAAAAGGTGAGGCGTATCAGCGAAAAGCGATATATGCACCGATTCATATGCCTAAAAATACTATGGCAGGCATTGTGATTGGTGGCTTTATTACCGCTTTCGGTTTTGCGATGATTTGGCATATTTGGTGGTTAGCTATCGCAGGCTTAGTGGGCTCTTTTGTAGCTTTCGTTATGCGTGCATACACCAAAGATGTGGATTACTACGTACAGCCAGACGAGGTTGCTCGTGTTGAAAATGAGTTTCTAGACAACGCGGCTAAGGGGTAA
- the cyoC gene encoding cytochrome o ubiquinol oxidase subunit III, translating into MSTTHMNTHDAHAAGAHEEHHDTGGNTVFGFWIYLMTDCLLFASIFATYAVLFMNTAGGVSGKDIFELDFVLAETAALLISSITYGFAMICAFKKNRKGTLSWLLVTFALGAIFIAMEIYEFHHLIVNGHGPGSSAFLSAFFTLVGTHGLHVTAGLIWMFIMMIEVAKTGLTNRSITRLSCLSLFWHFLDVVWICVFTVVYLMGAV; encoded by the coding sequence ATGAGCACTACACATATGAATACGCACGACGCTCACGCTGCTGGAGCGCATGAAGAACACCACGATACGGGTGGAAACACTGTATTTGGTTTCTGGATCTATTTGATGACGGACTGCTTGTTGTTCGCATCTATTTTCGCTACCTATGCTGTGCTCTTTATGAACACAGCGGGTGGTGTTTCCGGTAAAGACATCTTTGAGTTGGACTTTGTTCTTGCTGAGACGGCGGCGCTACTTATTTCAAGTATCACTTACGGCTTTGCAATGATTTGTGCATTCAAGAAAAACCGTAAAGGCACCTTGTCTTGGTTGCTAGTTACGTTTGCATTGGGCGCTATCTTCATTGCGATGGAAATCTATGAATTCCATCATTTGATTGTTAATGGTCACGGTCCAGGCAGCAGTGCCTTCTTGTCAGCCTTCTTTACCTTGGTAGGTACTCACGGCTTACACGTTACTGCTGGTTTGATCTGGATGTTTATCATGATGATCGAAGTTGCAAAAACTGGTTTAACAAACCGTTCTATTACGCGTCTTAGCTGCTTGAGCTTGTTCTGGCACTTCTTAGACGTAGTTTGGATCTGTGTTTTCACCGTAGTTTATCTGATGGGGGCGGTATAA
- the cyoD gene encoding cytochrome o ubiquinol oxidase subunit IV, whose protein sequence is MSDHSSDAHSHGSVKSYITGFILSVILTGIPFWMVMTGTFDKLTTIVVIVILAVVQIVVHLKYFLHLNFGSEQGKLDAYSFLFAALIIVMVVGLSIWIIYASNAMMMHN, encoded by the coding sequence ATGAGCGATCATTCTTCTGACGCGCACTCTCACGGTAGTGTTAAGTCGTATATCACAGGATTTATCTTATCCGTTATTTTGACGGGTATTCCATTCTGGATGGTGATGACTGGCACCTTTGACAAGCTAACAACAATTGTTGTGATTGTGATTTTAGCTGTTGTTCAGATTGTGGTTCACTTGAAGTATTTCCTTCATCTGAATTTTGGTTCTGAACAGGGTAAGTTAGATGCTTATTCCTTTTTGTTTGCTGCATTAATTATTGTGATGGTTGTAGGGTTGTCCATTTGGATTATCTATGCTTCCAACGCGATGATGATGCACAACTGA
- the cyoE gene encoding heme o synthase, whose amino-acid sequence MFKRYLQVTKPGIIMGNLISVAGGFFLASRGEIDWMLMLATVIGLSLVVASGCAINNYIDRDIDAKMQRTRNRVTVTGEMSGKAAFAHGIVLGIVGFGLLAYFTNPVALFFGAFGYVVYVGLYTLYFKRKSVYGTFVGSLSGAVPPVVGYCAAAGQFDTGAAILLVMFCIWQMPHSYAIAIFRYKDYEAANIPVLPVAEGLSKAKRHIVLHIAAFAIVAALLPLTGYVGIGFMVVALATSLWWLAMALRGYRTGIDINGWARQVFVFSIITITALSVTMALDFRVVSSDWLVFAGL is encoded by the coding sequence ATGTTTAAGCGTTATCTTCAGGTAACAAAGCCGGGCATCATTATGGGCAACCTTATCTCTGTTGCGGGGGGCTTCTTTTTAGCCTCCCGTGGCGAGATAGATTGGATGTTGATGCTAGCGACAGTGATAGGTTTATCATTAGTGGTTGCTTCTGGTTGTGCCATTAACAACTACATTGATAGAGATATTGATGCAAAAATGCAGCGCACTCGCAATCGTGTAACAGTAACAGGGGAAATGTCAGGTAAGGCTGCATTTGCTCACGGTATTGTGCTCGGCATTGTTGGTTTTGGTTTGTTAGCTTACTTTACTAACCCTGTGGCTCTGTTTTTTGGTGCTTTTGGTTATGTAGTTTATGTTGGCTTGTATACCTTATATTTCAAGCGTAAGTCAGTCTATGGCACGTTTGTTGGCAGCTTGTCAGGAGCTGTACCTCCGGTTGTGGGGTACTGTGCTGCGGCAGGTCAATTTGATACAGGGGCCGCTATCTTATTAGTGATGTTTTGTATTTGGCAGATGCCGCATTCGTATGCCATTGCCATTTTTCGCTATAAAGACTACGAAGCGGCGAATATTCCTGTGTTGCCCGTAGCAGAGGGCTTGTCTAAAGCGAAGCGTCATATCGTACTTCACATCGCTGCCTTTGCTATTGTTGCCGCTTTGCTTCCGTTAACCGGGTATGTTGGTATCGGGTTTATGGTGGTGGCTCTGGCTACTAGCTTGTGGTGGTTGGCCATGGCTTTGCGAGGCTACCGTACAGGGATCGATATTAATGGTTGGGCGCGGCAAGTATTTGTGTTCTCTATCATTACGATTACGGCACTCAGCGTGACAATGGCGTTGGACTTTCGTGTTGTTTCTTCCGATTGGCTAGTGTTTGCTGGTTTGTAA
- a CDS encoding aminotransferase class I/II-fold pyridoxal phosphate-dependent enzyme, translated as MSTLSEQNQSSVLDGGVSVELRNGFAQYPYPKIPLSPILSEKAFSRDSATRQVDSILSVPNKRLVTSGRAAIAIALEDAGVVAGDEVLVPAFHCESMISPVHWRQASPIFYRILPDAQVDLADLESKLSAKTKAVLVTHYFGVLQDLAPIRAMCDLHGLVLVEDCAHAFFGRRNGSPAGAVGDYAIASSMKFFPNFDGGVLASASRDLSNISLKPHAKSFQLQSFFNITEKAIGYKRFGLLGRAANLAILGKEVLWKSAKRLMSPNRKQQFAPPSSSEGGFGLESQWIHKVMSSASKKVIEYANFEQIIAARQSHYAIIDARLRKLPGARPFYKVLPEGTVPLVYPLYVENLPEVFHHMKMAGVPIWRFGELLDPAITSEVCANSVELSEHVIQFPCHQSLRLSEIEWMLDQIELSFSLYQNK; from the coding sequence ATGAGTACCTTGTCCGAACAAAATCAGTCATCAGTCCTTGATGGCGGAGTGTCTGTTGAGCTTCGAAATGGTTTTGCTCAATACCCCTATCCCAAGATACCGTTATCTCCTATTTTAAGTGAGAAGGCTTTTAGTCGAGATAGTGCTACTCGGCAGGTAGATTCTATTTTGTCAGTGCCTAACAAGCGCTTGGTGACCAGTGGTCGGGCGGCCATTGCTATAGCGCTTGAAGATGCTGGAGTTGTTGCGGGTGACGAAGTGTTGGTTCCAGCTTTCCATTGTGAGTCTATGATTTCCCCGGTTCATTGGCGTCAGGCGAGCCCTATTTTCTATCGGATATTGCCTGACGCTCAAGTGGATCTGGCCGATTTGGAAAGTAAGCTTTCAGCAAAAACCAAAGCGGTGTTAGTGACACATTATTTTGGCGTACTCCAAGATTTAGCACCTATTCGTGCGATGTGCGATCTTCATGGCTTGGTGTTGGTTGAAGATTGTGCGCATGCTTTTTTTGGTCGTCGAAATGGTTCGCCTGCAGGTGCCGTTGGAGATTATGCGATTGCTAGCAGCATGAAGTTTTTTCCAAACTTTGATGGCGGTGTGTTGGCGTCAGCTAGCAGAGATTTGTCTAATATCTCGTTGAAGCCACATGCTAAGTCATTCCAGTTACAAAGCTTTTTTAATATCACGGAAAAAGCGATTGGTTATAAACGCTTCGGTCTCTTGGGGCGCGCTGCTAATTTAGCAATATTGGGCAAAGAAGTATTATGGAAGAGTGCTAAACGGTTAATGAGTCCAAATCGTAAACAGCAGTTTGCACCCCCTTCGTCATCAGAGGGGGGCTTCGGTTTAGAAAGCCAATGGATTCATAAGGTGATGTCGAGCGCGTCTAAAAAGGTTATTGAATACGCAAACTTTGAGCAAATAATTGCAGCAAGGCAAAGTCATTATGCGATTATTGATGCCCGTTTACGTAAGCTGCCCGGAGCTAGGCCTTTTTATAAAGTGCTGCCCGAAGGGACTGTTCCTTTAGTTTACCCTCTCTATGTAGAAAACCTACCTGAGGTTTTCCATCACATGAAAATGGCGGGTGTACCGATTTGGCGATTTGGTGAATTGCTTGACCCAGCAATTACCTCTGAAGTTTGCGCTAATAGTGTTGAGTTGTCCGAACATGTTATTCAGTTTCCCTGTCATCAGTCGTTACGGTTGTCAGAAATCGAGTGGATGTTAGATCAAATTGAGTTGTCTTTTTCGTTGTATCAAAACAAATAA
- a CDS encoding acyltransferase family protein, with amino-acid sequence MPNQTFSLYLDVVRFLAAVLVLLYHSNWRELITDQVPLGGYGHSAVIIFFVLSGFVIAYVSDVKEADAKSYAVNRLSRIYSVAIPVLLMTPLLDVWGESINPVFYEDKTTHDLWYVRIFSSLLFLNEVWFVSIMSFSNVPYWSLCYEVWYYVIYAAYIFMRGWKRWVAIVSIALLLGPKILLLFPLWLVGVAIYKWQITYNLSVFKACVLWLMSFVAFYGFHEYGVQYALADLLKAWGGDYLYEQLTFSKYFLSDYLLVPIIAINFIAFRRLSGLCPHMPQAVSQCIRYVSGFTFILYLSHQPLLQFYGAVINGNPDSSRFYLTVIGLVIITVFALGFLTERRKRTWKRFFDLLLSWKGRTRSLNT; translated from the coding sequence ATGCCAAATCAAACCTTTTCACTTTATTTGGATGTAGTTCGGTTTTTGGCGGCGGTGCTAGTGCTGTTATATCACTCTAACTGGCGTGAATTAATTACTGATCAAGTGCCTTTGGGTGGTTACGGCCATTCTGCTGTTATTATCTTTTTTGTGCTCTCTGGCTTTGTTATTGCGTACGTGAGTGATGTCAAAGAGGCTGATGCCAAAAGTTATGCAGTGAATAGGTTATCTCGTATTTACTCGGTAGCTATTCCAGTGTTGTTAATGACGCCGCTTTTGGATGTCTGGGGCGAGTCTATAAATCCTGTGTTCTATGAGGATAAAACAACACATGATCTGTGGTATGTACGCATTTTTTCAAGCCTTTTGTTTTTGAACGAAGTTTGGTTCGTTTCCATTATGAGTTTTTCTAACGTCCCATACTGGTCATTATGTTATGAGGTTTGGTATTACGTTATTTATGCGGCTTATATATTCATGAGAGGTTGGAAACGTTGGGTTGCTATCGTGAGTATAGCGCTTCTTCTAGGGCCAAAAATTTTATTGCTCTTTCCATTATGGTTAGTAGGTGTCGCTATTTATAAATGGCAGATAACATACAACCTAAGTGTATTTAAAGCATGTGTTTTGTGGTTGATGAGTTTTGTCGCTTTTTATGGTTTCCATGAGTATGGAGTGCAATATGCTCTGGCCGATTTATTAAAAGCATGGGGAGGGGACTATCTCTATGAGCAGCTTACTTTCTCCAAATATTTTTTGAGTGATTACCTGCTAGTTCCCATCATTGCTATTAATTTTATTGCGTTTCGCCGTCTTTCTGGGCTGTGTCCTCATATGCCGCAAGCGGTGAGTCAGTGTATACGTTATGTATCGGGCTTTACTTTTATATTGTATCTCTCGCATCAACCGCTCTTGCAGTTTTATGGCGCCGTGATTAATGGGAACCCAGACTCATCGCGCTTTTATTTAACAGTGATAGGGCTCGTAATAATCACTGTATTTGCATTGGGCTTTTTAACAGAGCGACGTAAGCGAACATGGAAGCGGTTCTTTGATTTATTGTTGAGTTGGAAGGGGCGAACTCGGTCATTAAATACCTAA
- a CDS encoding SEL1-like repeat protein, with translation MRSTFLPRYFVLGSVLVFAGLSYTSVSQGEADLSCRPNNAMAPFDESSASESFRKGQAAETGQHGFPKDPVKAYQWYCNSALQNDSAAQLKVGLMLLEGEGTKKDLKKGMLWLNRSASQGNHDAELALGILLVDSDALSSAKLFSRAAEGGNLYANHRLAELYYYGIGVPQSYEKAQELSALGSEAGFEKSKELLTRIRLKQESLPSSENQVSDAVVAQTAVPVIHANEEDVVIIPPEEQKTTVLQGLLEYLPSLKLRNTSQEAERVEITESGSDKELEPLAEESVVAIQPNETSVESVDESQLADQLVEAASQELEAMESSSVKESVEVAQASSPKAPSKKQTSVGSVKSAEVEDLASPATGNRDLVTSDSAQRRGSEWVNQQPDMRYSIQLVQAGSVDGILKFINKYSLQDKAYYIHALQDGQWRYILLYGDYPNNRTSKAVAKTLPQEIQDNGYWIRTYGDLRRSYTIAP, from the coding sequence GTGCGGTCTACTTTTTTGCCTCGTTATTTTGTGTTGGGCTCTGTACTCGTGTTTGCGGGTCTTAGTTATACCTCGGTTTCCCAAGGCGAAGCAGATTTATCCTGTCGACCTAATAATGCAATGGCGCCATTTGATGAGTCTTCAGCCAGTGAGAGCTTTCGAAAAGGGCAGGCTGCAGAAACCGGACAGCATGGCTTCCCTAAGGACCCTGTGAAAGCTTATCAGTGGTATTGTAATTCCGCCCTGCAGAATGACTCTGCTGCGCAGTTAAAAGTTGGTCTAATGCTTTTAGAAGGCGAGGGCACTAAAAAAGATCTTAAAAAAGGTATGCTTTGGTTAAATCGCTCTGCCTCGCAAGGTAATCATGATGCGGAGTTGGCTTTAGGTATCCTGCTAGTAGACAGCGATGCGCTCAGTAGCGCTAAATTGTTTAGTCGGGCAGCTGAAGGCGGTAATTTATACGCAAATCATCGTTTGGCAGAGCTTTACTATTACGGTATTGGCGTTCCCCAAAGTTATGAAAAAGCCCAAGAGCTATCAGCGTTAGGTTCAGAAGCTGGGTTTGAAAAGAGTAAAGAGCTACTCACACGTATTCGTCTCAAACAAGAATCTTTACCCTCGTCAGAAAATCAAGTCTCAGATGCCGTTGTTGCTCAAACTGCCGTCCCTGTGATTCATGCTAATGAAGAAGACGTGGTCATTATTCCACCTGAAGAGCAAAAGACCACCGTTTTGCAAGGGCTGTTAGAGTACCTGCCCTCCTTAAAACTACGAAATACCTCCCAAGAAGCCGAGCGTGTAGAAATAACTGAATCAGGCTCCGATAAGGAGCTTGAACCGCTAGCTGAGGAGTCCGTCGTTGCCATACAGCCTAATGAGACAAGTGTTGAATCGGTTGATGAAAGTCAGCTAGCCGATCAGTTGGTTGAGGCTGCAAGCCAAGAATTGGAAGCAATGGAGTCTAGCTCGGTTAAAGAGTCGGTAGAGGTTGCTCAGGCGTCATCGCCAAAAGCGCCTAGTAAGAAGCAAACATCGGTAGGGTCTGTTAAGAGTGCAGAGGTCGAAGATCTTGCATCGCCTGCAACGGGTAATAGAGATCTAGTCACGAGCGATAGTGCGCAGCGGCGTGGCAGTGAATGGGTGAATCAGCAGCCAGATATGCGCTATTCAATTCAATTGGTGCAAGCGGGCAGTGTAGACGGCATATTAAAGTTTATTAATAAATATAGTTTGCAAGATAAGGCCTACTATATTCATGCGTTACAGGATGGTCAGTGGCGTTATATATTGCTCTACGGTGATTACCCCAACAACCGAACTAGTAAAGCAGTGGCTAAGACCTTACCTCAGGAAATACAGGACAACGGTTATTGGATCCGTACATACGGAGACTTACGTCGCAGTTATACCATTGCCCCATAA
- a CDS encoding polyphosphate kinase 2 family protein — MHTPSDIVLEKNPPTLPKKNAEHSVLDDKADYKKQLKKWQTRLLHVQQAYYHQKRRCIIVMEGWDAAGKGGAIRRVTEKLDPRGFEVYPIAAPTKEEQGKHYLYRFQTKLPAPGEIAIFDRSWYGRVLVERIEKFATKAQWQRAYQEINEFERLLVDDNARIIKIFLHITPDEQHRRFTERLENPVKRWKLTPEDIRNRQRWGDYEKATLDMFNHTSTKAAPWNVVAANHKWYTRVEVLKTIVKAMEKDVDLTPPAVDPEVLELARAHLV, encoded by the coding sequence ATGCACACGCCATCCGACATAGTTTTAGAAAAGAATCCCCCCACTCTTCCCAAAAAGAACGCTGAACATTCCGTCTTAGATGACAAAGCCGATTACAAGAAACAACTTAAAAAATGGCAAACCCGCTTGCTGCATGTTCAACAAGCTTACTACCACCAAAAGCGCCGATGCATCATTGTTATGGAGGGCTGGGATGCTGCGGGTAAAGGTGGCGCTATTAGACGTGTTACAGAAAAACTCGACCCTCGAGGCTTTGAAGTCTACCCTATTGCAGCACCAACCAAAGAAGAACAAGGTAAACATTATCTATATCGCTTTCAAACCAAGCTACCTGCCCCAGGCGAAATCGCTATATTCGATCGCTCATGGTATGGACGCGTACTTGTAGAGCGTATTGAGAAGTTTGCAACCAAGGCGCAATGGCAGCGTGCCTACCAAGAAATAAATGAGTTCGAACGATTACTCGTGGATGATAACGCCCGCATCATCAAAATCTTTTTACATATCACGCCTGATGAACAACATAGACGATTCACTGAACGACTCGAAAATCCAGTTAAACGCTGGAAGCTAACACCGGAAGATATTCGCAACCGCCAACGCTGGGGTGATTACGAAAAAGCAACATTGGATATGTTTAACCACACATCTACCAAAGCAGCGCCTTGGAATGTCGTAGCGGCCAACCATAAATGGTACACCCGAGTGGAGGTTTTAAAAACTATCGTTAAAGCCATGGAAAAGGATGTTGATCTCACTCCTCCGGCGGTTGACCCTGAAGTATTAGAACTGGCAAGAGCTCACTTAGTCTGA
- the lysM gene encoding peptidoglycan-binding protein LysM gives MGLFDFASNLGKKLFGNDEDPAEKIQEHIEADNPGVDALSITVENGVASVSGSAKDQAAYEKAILMAGNVEGITEVNADALAFTGPEIKVEYYTIQSGDSLWKIAQQHLGNGNLYTKIFEENKEVIKDPDLIYPGQKIRIPLEG, from the coding sequence ATGGGATTGTTTGATTTCGCATCTAATCTAGGTAAAAAGCTTTTCGGTAATGACGAAGATCCAGCAGAAAAAATCCAAGAACACATCGAGGCTGACAACCCCGGGGTTGATGCATTGAGCATTACAGTCGAAAACGGTGTTGCTAGCGTATCAGGCTCTGCCAAAGACCAAGCAGCTTACGAAAAGGCAATCTTAATGGCCGGAAACGTCGAAGGGATTACCGAAGTCAATGCTGACGCACTGGCATTTACAGGACCAGAAATCAAAGTTGAGTACTACACTATTCAATCAGGCGACTCTTTATGGAAGATAGCTCAACAGCATTTGGGGAACGGTAACCTCTACACTAAAATTTTCGAAGAAAACAAAGAAGTTATCAAAGATCCAGACCTAATCTACCCAGGCCAAAAGATCCGAATTCCGTTAGAAGGCTAG
- a CDS encoding prephenate dehydratase produces MTTNIIAYQGYPGAYSHLSCRHVHPEMDALACGSFADAMFMVERGEADLAMIPLENSTAGRVEEIYRLMPKTQLHIINEHFEPVNHCLLVKPGTLATDLKTIASHPQALAQCDGHIKEMGLRQIAHLDTAGSAEELSHRTDHTHAAIASSLAAELYGLEVLKDNFQDKEGNTTRFIILARDSHMPKLEPGITFMTTVMFTVRNMPAALYKALGGFATNGINMVKLESYMASDTMQATSFHLDIVGHPHQQSMKYALQELDFFAKDVRVIGTYPANPFRFKRDANLFS; encoded by the coding sequence CCGGGCGCATATTCCCACCTCTCTTGCCGACATGTACACCCTGAAATGGATGCGCTGGCTTGCGGGAGCTTTGCTGATGCAATGTTTATGGTCGAACGTGGTGAAGCCGATCTCGCTATGATCCCACTAGAAAACTCAACGGCAGGGCGTGTAGAAGAAATCTATCGGCTTATGCCAAAAACACAACTCCATATCATCAATGAGCATTTTGAACCGGTCAACCATTGCTTACTCGTCAAACCGGGGACTCTAGCAACGGATTTAAAAACAATAGCTTCACACCCCCAAGCATTGGCGCAATGCGATGGACACATCAAAGAGATGGGGCTAAGGCAAATTGCACACTTAGATACCGCTGGTTCTGCTGAAGAGCTGTCTCACCGAACAGACCATACCCATGCGGCCATAGCCTCCAGCTTAGCCGCCGAACTGTATGGACTTGAAGTATTAAAAGACAACTTTCAAGATAAAGAAGGGAACACTACCCGCTTTATAATCCTAGCTCGTGACAGTCACATGCCTAAATTAGAGCCCGGAATTACATTCATGACTACTGTGATGTTTACCGTACGAAATATGCCAGCTGCACTGTATAAAGCACTAGGGGGCTTTGCCACAAATGGCATCAATATGGTGAAACTGGAGAGCTATATGGCTTCTGATACAATGCAAGCCACTAGTTTCCATTTGGATATTGTAGGCCACCCTCACCAACAATCCATGAAATACGCGCTCCAAGAATTGGACTTTTTTGCTAAAGACGTAAGAGTCATAGGCACTTATCCAGCAAATCCATTTAGGTTTAAGCGCGATGCAAACTTGTTTTCTTAA